ATTCTCATCTATAACCTGacataaaaagaatgaaagactTGAGTAGCTCTTCACACACAAGCTCAAACTCTGCTTCtgttgaaattttaaatgtaaatgtttttatttaaaatgtgctcATTATTGTACAAGGTCACAAGGTCacactttcatatttttctcctttataattttttttatggtaaaGGGAGAAGAGGTTGTTTAACATGATTCTGTATTTGCAGCACGTTAATACACAGCAACCCGTATAACGCAACAGCACATGCCACCAGTCACAATATTTACTTTATGAGTAGTTTTCACTGTCTTAAATTAagaataatgtatttttcaggTAATGAGAGTCTGGTGCATAGATCTTAGGCAGGTCTTAGGCATTATCACAAGGGCCTAAATGCAAGCTAGAgtggaaatatttcacaaaatccaaattataaaaatattcaaaacacaaGTGTGAACTCACAAAATAAGTATgttaaattacaaatattgtaagatgttaaatataaaagaatTGGGAAAATTTGTcacaaatacctgaaaaaatTTGCCAACTACTTTCAGATAAGGGAAAATGTTATTACCAAAGACCATAAGGTAGAATGGaatattatatttacagatttatatatatatatatatatagtttagGGCTGTAATtaacgattattttcactatcagtTAAaccactgattattttctccataaaTGCATTAGTCGCTtgtggtctataaaatatcacagtattattaacattaatagtaaaacaaaaatgccttTTGCAATTTCCCAAAACGTATGACATATTGTGACATATTgcaaaatattgtatattttttcagaccaacagtctaaaatccAAAGGTAGGAGtcaaaaaaacaggcaaaaattCTCAGTTGAGAAGCTGGgaccagtgaatttttggaaGGATTTTGCTTAGAAAAGGATTTAAATCCttaatggattatcaaaattgtcgCTGGTTAATTTTCCTTTAGTTCCGTTTCATCAGTGCAATGACTAATCATTTCACCTCTCCAGTGCTTTGATTTGTTAAAATGCTAGAGAAGCCAGTCCAAAATGGTCCCCCTGAATGTGCCATTTCCAACGTCAATGTAATAACAAATCTGTGCCTGTAATACCACTGAAGTAACCACAACGCAACTAAAGTAACTGCAGTGTGGATATGAGCatacaagaaaagaaaatacttttctACAAAGTAAATGTTGTCTTTGAATCATTTATCCTTTAAGTCTTCGGGTCTCAGGCACATTCCCTCACTTAGTCCTCCAGCATTCCTGTGGGATCGTTTCTCTCTCACTTACTTTTATGTCTGATGCCTTTCTTCCTATAATCCCCTTTTCGATGTCATGCAAgccctctgtctcctcttcttcctgacTTCTAAGATGAGGGTCTTCTCCAGACTTAACAGTTCTCTGTGCAGGCTCCTTGTAGATCCCTGAGCGGTCCTCTTTCTCCACACATTCCTTTACACACTGGTGAACCTTCTGCTGACTCTCCATCTCAATGAGCTCACGGTGCCTCTCCAGCATAGTACTTTGGCTCTCTTTGTCCATCCTGCCAGCTCCAGTATGGTGGTGCGGGCCAGGGGAGGCAGAGAAATGGGTGAAGAGCTGAGGGTTGATGGTGAGCTGAGCATAAGATGTGGCAGATAAACCAGTAACAGAGAGAGTCTGGATCGCTGGGCTTGTCTTCACGGGGGAGAGCACGTTCTTGGTTTGGCTGTTCGACGGGTTGTGATGTTGAGGTCGAAGGCGTTTCGAGGATGTGCTTTTGTAGGATGTGCTTTTATCACAACCCAGCTTCCTGCGTTCCTCCAAAATCTCATCCAGCACTAAGTAAAAACACGATATTAGTCAATACAACCCACTGGGACGtcactgtatgtactgtatgttgcctTCAACAGCCCTCTCACCATAAACGCTGTTATCGATTTTGCTCTTTTCAGTGTGGCTGCGCCTCAGGTCCAGAGCTTGCTTCACTGACTCTAAAAGCCCAAACATCTCACACAAGGAATTAAGTATGATGGCATCTGAGAAAACAGAATAATCAAACGTCAGCTACAAGGCTTGAATGATGAATAATATTCTTTATCAATTTGTCTACAACAAATTGTGCAGGATaacactttacaaaaaaatcaatgaccATGACTTTCCCTCTCAAACCAGATTTAGCTAGTGGAGTctttcttgaatttttttttttcttttacttgacTGACATTTGACCAAATTTAAAGCGATTCTTATCACAGTCCAGTGGTTAGAGGGGTCCCACTGTGGGAGCTCACCTGTCTCCTGCAGGTTGGCCCGCTCACTGCGAACCTCCACTCCTTTAAGAGTGGCTAACAATTCAGTCTGGAGACTGGACAGGACCTCCCCCATCAGTCCTGAGTCTGCCACACCCTTCCACAGGTTCAATATTCCATCTAGAGAAGTTCAATTATGAGGGACATTATTATGGCATGTGGGGAactctttatgtgtgtgtttgtttgtcttttcccttaaaaatgacaaagagacacaatCATGGAGGtgatttgtgtacatgtgtgaaagTATGCATCCCTATGTGAGCTGTGGAgttggacagtgacagagactTAACACAAtagaaagaaaaggcaaagcAATATATATAAGAATGTGGGATAAATGAGATGGAGTGGGAAGGCAGGGAGATTTGAAGAGAGTCAAAGGATTGGAAAAGAGAGTTATAAAGTTAAGAGGGAATCATGGGAGGAGGTGTCAGGGTTggagaaacaatgaaaaaagataGAAGGAGATAGAAGAAGTGGGAGAGGTGCAGCACTTGGAGAGAGGATGTTAAATGAAAGGTAGAGAGATGTAATAGAGGTTGAGAGAAAGGAGTTGGAAAGTAGGAAAATGGGTTAGAAATGTGTTGCTGtaagaggagggaaaggaggacCGAGCAGATtggaaagagaatgaaaaattaCTTGGGATTACTTGGGATCTGTACAAAATTGAGCAAAATACAAGTATATTCGAGTGATAAAATGTCGGAGGTACGTGATATCTTATCTTGAATGAAATGTATCCCCTTTCATGTTTGGTTAAATGTTTGTCGAGATGAATGTAATTCCAAATCCCATTTGCAGCTATCTGAGGctcaattcattcatttctccaTGTCAGGTATGTACATTAATGGGAAGCAACACCTTTCTGTAGATAGAAGAGCATAGAGTTGTCAATTTGTTTAAAGCCCTGTGACAAGCAATACCACTTGTGCGGTGAGGCACTGCAATTTGCCATTCACACAAAGGATCATTTGAGGCTATTTAACCTACTGTGGTCCAGCTGGAACAATGCCTGATCAGGTCACCTTTAAAagcccttaaaaaaaaaagcttaggtCCCTGCAAGATAAAGCCACACTTAGAAATGTCAGATGCCATCGATGGTAATATAAAAGGGACATGACTCTCTGCCTGCCAGGGTCAGCAACCTTTTAAGGCCAGTCTGCTGGAATAGCATAACATTGCACAACTGCAGATTCAGTGGTTCAGTGGCCCTGTGTATCAGAGGTGTCAGCAAGGGGGCGTGACACGACAGAAAGGCTGCGGGTAGATAATGTTGATATTCAcagttgttattgttttctctgttttattcatttgttatttatgCAGTGAATGTGCAGATTTGAGTCTGAATGTTATGTTTCTTGTCCCCGTTAGGCACCTTTTTTATCCATCTGGATACAGCTGCGCCGCAGACGAAGGGCCGTCTCCTTTAAAGGACATGGCTTACGAACGCGCAGCCTCTGGAGGACTGAAGGTCAGTGGGCTGAACCTGTGCCTCCTGCCgtaataaaaaggtaaaactttCCAAATTTACCTCCAGTACTCTGCACTTGTTTGGCTGACAAAACGTTTAATGCCAGAAGTAAATGCAACTTCCATCACTCCAGAGTTTACACTGTTAGACTGTAAACTCCTCCAGAGGTTATAATATATAACTTGATAGACACTTGGCGGGGAAACACATGACCTTAACATGCAGTATACCACTGGATTAGAAGGCTTTTAAACAGAAGATATACCCATTTGGTGTCTCCTACAAAATCTACGGAGGTTCCATAGCAACTAACTGCGCGCAACTTTTTGCTTTTAGATGATAATTATTTGCGTCACATATTACGCAATGAATGCTGAATAAAGCTGACGTATACAGAGggctcttgtttttttgttcataaaTGTCTGTGGATTCAGCCTTAATaggcaatatactgtatttgtcctATCATCCAACCCATTTCTGAGCCTTTTTCTTCATACTCCCTAATCCTCATCCTGTTCAAGCAGCTTAACGAGTACCATTATATCCTTTCTGATATTTACCAGGTATGTCAgccctctttctctttgctgcATGTCCATTGGCTGTTGTAGGGTTTACAGGCTGTGCTGGACCAGGGCTCCACTCTGCTGTTGCACTAAATTTATCCCCCAAAGTCTCCTCTACCTCCGCTGCATCATGCACAACCTCTGAAatgcgagggggggggggcagacatatactgtaaatacatcaCACATAAACATCTCATATTACCAGTGAATGCGAGTAGACAAAGGGAAGACTGCTGAGGAAATCCAATTGTTTTTCTctagattttcattttttttctctccagtgtttGTGCATCATTAAAAGTATCTGAATGCTCTTAATGgcaaatgttttacttaaatGTTCAGCTCATTTCCTCATTCATTGTTTTCCCTCCGGTCCTAAAATCATTGCAAGAAATCACTTTACTTGTTTCATTACTGCAAATAAATGATATCCAGGTGGCTTCAAAAGTTTTTAGTCTGCGTCAATTCAATGATAAGAACAGCAGCATCTGTTAGGGAGTAAGCAAGAAACTAAATGCCAACTGAAATCTACCTGTCAGCAGAGGCACCTGTCCTCCAAGTGGGTCAAGAGCCAGACTTGACAGGCTTGGCTGCACCGAGGTCCCTGGAGGAAGCCTCGTACTGTTGATCAGCACATCAAATTTAGTGCTGCggcaggtgttgctgcacacaGTGTCATGCTGGTAGAAATCTATCTGGCCAGAGTCCATCATTTTCCTGCACGGGGAGAAGCAGCTTAAAAGAACACCAGGGAGCAtccaagaaaaatgtttttgttacacAGCTGCTGAGGGGTGTTCAAGTATGGACTGAATTTGTTGAACAATGCCAATAGCTTCCTAGAGGTTTGTTTGACACAAAGCCCATTGATCTGACCTCTGGAggaataaagatgaaaagagcagATATTGCCTATTGAGATGGTATATTGACtcacagcaacatcaagaacaAGTGCAAACACGATAAAGAGGTGAGAGGTGCCACCCAGCAGCCTGCTTGCCTGTTATTTGATCCCGCTATCATGATAATGCTGCTTACCGACTATCTCTGGAATGTAGTGGCAAACCCCAACACAGACAGACTCGGCAAAGGTGCAATTAAATGAGTCATGCTGTTGACTGCATTAGACCGAGGTGTTTTAAGTCTGACACTTTTACGCTGACACAACAAGGTAAAGTGAAGGACTCCCTTGAAGGTCATTCAGATTTATATTCATGTGTCTCCCCAGGagctgtgagttttttttttttttttttttttttaatttttatacgTCTACCTAAGCATAACCCCTCCCAGTCTGATGGCCCTTTTCCAGTCCTTCAGAGTGGCTTTCCCTGCCAGGTGTACAAACTGCTTAGGACTGATGAGCTGGTCATTGAACTGTAAGAGAAAAATAGTATGTTTATGAAAGCTATTATAAGTAAGCGGAGaggagagtgagacagacatGACCGCCAATATGTGAAAATAATCAGGTGTGTCGACTGAGAAAGGTATAACAAAGTAATTCTTGGgtattaataaatgaataattcacCACCCTTTGATCACACTAAACATATCAACTTACTTTGACACATCTGACATTGATTCCAGGGCACACAAACTTCTTAAACAGTAGAACGGCTCTGCTGTCTCCACAGGTGATGGGGTAGCCATACTCAATTTCCTCTCCTTCTGCTTTACTGTCATCTGAACATTGCAGATCAAAAACATAACCACAACCACCTACAGCGTGCATCCGCAGGAATACCTTCCCAGATACTACTGAAGGTAGTCCTTCATCACAACCCGGAACGTTTACCAATATTCTTCAATAATTTATATTGGtctaaaaaaacaagagcagctTGAAATACGCTGTGAGAGATTCATTAGTGCACATAACACAattattgtattaaaaaaaggtgttgtttttaaatgcctTATGCGTTGAGGGATTAAATGTTGGCAGCAGTGTCACTCACCATGATGTGTCTCTATGGCCAAGACTGTAGTGCCAGTGTCAGCAATGTCATCATTTACCCTACAGGGGGCAACATTTTCtcacatataaaataatgataatttagtGCTACCTGAGAGTTGAATAGTTCTCAATTTAACAGCAAAATATGTGAATGGCTACTGCATGTTTAacctttttgaaatttttgtaagtgcttttctttttctccacactgATTACTGTTGAATTCTTTGACTTGAGCCTGCATTAAACTGATTATATACAGCACTGATGTAGAATGGTGTCGTAAGAGTTGCTCAATATGAGCAAGAAGTAGAGGAAAATGTTATAATCATGCTGAAAATTggtctatacatttttttaaaatctgcctaTACACTTAAATTAGCCTTTCTATTTTGTCACACAGCCAATGCATAAACATCAATTGGCCCTTTCATGATATAAGCCATGTTACCCATGCAGGATGGGCTGCAGGTGCAGGATGACTTGAGTCTTATGGTTGTTGCCACTGgactccccctcctcttccttcaccGTCATGAGATCCCCTGGAGACACAGTGACCTCAGCACCCGCCATCACCCCTCCGCACAGAGCTGCACGCAGAGAGAGCCCAGCACTCATGTTAACATCCagatcacacacatgcacgcagtGATGTTATTTAATGCATAAGTCAAAGAAAGCCTCCCCCAAGTCTTTACTGGCATGCAACTGTCATAGAAATGAATCCATACTGAGCTTAAAATGACATAATCCTCACATGGGCAGGCCTTGCTTCCTCTATTACTGTTGAGAATGTGCATGAATATCATAGATAGTGGGACAAAAGCCGAAACCTGGGTTTTAAGACCTGAATTGTAAAAATGGTGCAGCGATTAATAGCCACAGGGCACTCAACAGGTGCAAGGGCACTATCatagatgttttttatttaacatctaTTTAACGGACATtctcaaatcaaatcatatcaGTCCTGTGTTATGCAACATTCTTGCATTTAGGCCACTATTTTTGCCACAGATAGGATGCCAACGACAGACCtgttgaataaatgtaatttgtaggGGAGCTGTTACCAAGtcaaaataagcaaataatCAAATTCCATTAGATATCTGTCACTAGTTTCTGATAattctttgtttctgctgtcaaacTGCTAAGTATATATCTAGCCTATATACAATGTCTGAAAAGTCCACAGTTAAATTAGGACCTATAAGGTAATTGCATGTCCTTAAATACCAGCAGTAAAGGTGTTGACAAATATAAagcatataaatgtattttagatGGGTCAAAATGTGATTAAACTGTCCACTGGACTACTATCTATGGTCATTAGGAAttgggaaagaaagaaatgtaaattcCCTCCTTGGTAACCGTTACAGgataataaatcataaattgTCACTACATTCATTCTAGTACGATTCTGCCCGTAATACACTTTCAGTCCTacacaagcagcaactgaaacaTGGATACACTTGGTGACAGTATCAATaggacagaaagaaatggaggaTACATTAATTCACAAACTGgtagagaaacaaaacaggcaaCCTTTTCCAGTGAAGAGCAGAATACAATGAACTGATCAACATATCCCACAttgatgtgtgtatatatatatatatattaagatatatacagtactatATCATCAACTCCTACACGGACAGTTGCGTTTCTTTCTCACCCTCCTTCACCCACTCAAACTGACGTCTGTTGGTGCGGCAGCACGCACAGCCCGGCAACAACGGTGAGACGGCGCACGCTCCTGATCCAGAGAGgctgcaatacaaaaaaaaaaaaaacaattaaaaaaaaaacaacaacaaaaaaacagtgtctaCACTAAAACTCCCAAAAACCCTACCCGCTACTTTAACACGGCCATAGTTTGACTTACCGCTTTACAGCAAAGGATAACTCGCCGTCCGCTTGTCGGAGAGGTACGAGAGCATGCGCCGTGCTGCTTGGTTGCACTTCCTGCAGCGGAGGCAGGGTTTGCCTGAGAAGCATCTGTCCCGCTGTCACGAGAAGCGGCTAGTTGGCACGCGATGTGTAAATCGGTCAACGTGCTCTTGTGTGGCTTGGTTTGAGCGCCTCCGAGCCACGGTGGGGCACAGGCTGGAAGACGTCAAGCTCCGCAAACGTGTTTTTCCACCCCCAAAAGGGAATAGTAACAACgacagttcctttttttttttttttttgatgaacgGTTCCTTCGTGTTAGGTTTTGGACTCAACGCACACTTCGCCGCGTCAGCTGCCACTTGCGTGGTTTATTTTTGTCGACTTGTCATGCAATAAACGCGCTTCAAAtcatcatgtgtttttgttgttgcccGCGTTTCACCAGGAGGTGGCAGCGTATGCTCTCAGTTGAGGAAAAACGAAATCTAGGCGTATCGATGAGGCACATACATGATATTTCAACCCCTTGGCCCTAAATATTTTGGACTTCTGAACGCAACATTTTCAATCTTCCGACACGGTGAATTAATGAAACAGCCATAAAAATAGGAATATAGCTGGGCGAGGTCCAGCTGCAGTGGAAACGAGAGTAAATCATTAGTCTCGCTGCCCCCGGCTGTTCTCAGATCAGCGCACACCTACAAATCAAACCACCCATATATGGGAATGGAATGCTGGGGATTCTTTGGTTGACAGTCCAGGAGAACCAATGAGAGGCAGAGTGTACGCCCCGCGGCCAATAGTAAATATCCAGTACTTTGTACTATAACTTTTTTCTGAAGCCAGAACCTCGAGCCTGCGGGGTTTGCACCTTACTTTTCCACGCAGAGCTCTGGAAATCATGCCTGCAACGTGTGAAAAAATCGGGGATGCTGTGAAGTCTGTAATTACCGTTTTCTGGATCACTTATAGCGTCTGCTCGGTACTTGTTCACGGGCAGGAGGGTAAGAAAAAGCCTATTTTGTTGACGTTTTTGACAGAGATTGGGACGAGAGACTTTATTTCAAATATCTTGTCAGCCTTACGCTAAACTCACGGTCACGAACAACTGAAACCGattatttgcaattttattttgactcaatgGTAAGTGTTTTTATGAAGAGAAATGCTTTAAAAGCACTGGCAGAAGTGCGACAAGCACCAGCGACCAACAGGCTTTAAAACATCCTTTGCATCCTGCTTAAGCTAGTCATTATCATTCATATCGTCtactacattttaaaagagaaactACTATCTTCACCATTAGCTAGCTTGGCCCGTAACACTCAACTCCTGACAGCTTTGACATGTTCTGCTGTCAGTTCTACATTTATGAACCGCAAGAAACTTGCATTAGTCTTCCTTTGTGTTTAGGTCAGTggcaaaatactgtatttcaaattGAAGTGGGTGCAAAGGTCGGCCATGTGATGTCATGGTGGCATTCTTGACATACACTTCCCTTGCCCATGTTTACCTACTGATCCCAGCTATAAGCTTACCTTTcccacaggttttttttcttcttcttcacaaCAGTAGTCTTGTCCATGTGCAGTATGAATCACAGTGATCATAGACAAATAGAAAAACTATGCATGGCACCGCAGACTATGGCTCTAACACTCAGCCGTACCAcaagtcttttttgttttgtttgtctgtctctgggGCTTTGGTTCCCTCACATCAGAAGATGATTAAGTCCAGGGTCAATTATTTACTCTGAATCACTTTTTACTCGCTGGCAAATATGCAAAGAGCTTTGGTGGGACCAGGGTATGAGAGAAACATTTCAGCATCTGTGTTGAAACGTTGTGATTGACACACAAGACAGAATAAGGCGATGTAGTGACAGGTAGCACAGGTGAACATCCTGTCTGCTGGTGTGGACCTGTAAGGACCTGCCAGCAATGTCTCAAGCGGGAAAAAAAACGTTTGCTGGGGTGCTTTTGATTGACTGTCTGCTCTCCTGCCACCCAGCTCGACTCCACTTTTCTGTAATTCACCTTCTAAATGTTCGAACTGGTCAGAACAGGCTGAACACAAAACCCTTTTACTATGAAACTAAAAAATGGACTGGCCTGGAGGCAGACTGTAGGTGAAAGGGGTTCAGTGAGCAGGGGAAGATTACCGGCCACCCAGAACTTCCCTAGCATTGCTGCCCCTGTGGCCTCCCACCGGAAAGTGACAGATCCATGCTCTGCTGCCCACAGTTACAGTGTGTTGCTGTGGCATTTCCAGGGAATCCTTTGGGGACTTGAGGAGGGCAATAACATCCAAAGGTTTGTGGTATTAGGAACTGAAGAGCTGTCGGGAAGTAGGGGAACGGCTGGTGTGATTCAGGATGTGTGCGACACAGAGTAAATGGAAGGTCATCCTCTGGCTTCCTGACAACAAATCTCCAGGAGCCTTATATGGAAGGCAAGGACAGAGATATTGTGTAGACTTGGATTGACCCTGGtgcctttttcatgttttgaccATTCCCAGATCTTGACATTTTGGGGGGTAGGATTTGAGCCTGCTGCCCCCATAGCACTTATCTCTGTGTCACCACTGTGGAAATTGACTCTGTTATTTTATGTGACCCACAGGGATGTTAGACGAtctaaatatttgtgttttccattCCTGTTCAAGTGCTAGTCACAGCAACCATAGGTCAAAGGATGTAATGAAtcaacattcaaaaaaacattgtttataAAGAAACTATTTCatagttttagaaaaataacaaacttTTGGTCCATTTTCTTGCCTGTTCTCTCAAGAACAGCAACACCtaatatacaataaaattagaaatttaatatttaaactttaaGAGGTGTAACTTTTGCAATATATCCAGTGTAAAGGTTATAGCTTTTGGAGCTGAGCACTTCTTACACTGGTAGTTGTGTCATCTCACAGTTATTATTAAAAGAGTATAATCATGCCCTGGTCTGCTGTGCATGTTCAAATATGTATTACtcatctgttttaaaaagggGCATTAACAAAGCCCTTAATATTCTGTGTATTtaagtgaatgaatgatgaaacTGTCTGCGGTTATGTGATTTTGGC
This sequence is a window from Xiphias gladius isolate SHS-SW01 ecotype Sanya breed wild chromosome 22, ASM1685928v1, whole genome shotgun sequence. Protein-coding genes within it:
- the LOC120784440 gene encoding glucocorticoid modulatory element-binding protein 1-like — encoded protein: MLLRQTLPPLQEVQPSSTAHALVPLRQADGELSFAVKRLSGSGACAVSPLLPGCACCRTNRRQFEWVKEALCGGVMAGAEVTVSPGDLMTVKEEEGESSGNNHKTQVILHLQPILHGVNDDIADTGTTVLAIETHHDDSKAEGEEIEYGYPITCGDSRAVLLFKKFVCPGINVRCVKFNDQLISPKQFVHLAGKATLKDWKRAIRLGGVMLRKMMDSGQIDFYQHDTVCSNTCRSTKFDVLINSTRLPPGTSVQPSLSSLALDPLGGQVPLLTEVVHDAAEVEETLGDKFSATAEWSPGPAQPVNPTTANGHAAKRKRADIPDGILNLWKGVADSGLMGEVLSSLQTELLATLKGVEVRSERANLQETDAIILNSLCEMFGLLESVKQALDLRRSHTEKSKIDNSVYVLDEILEERRKLGCDKSTSYKSTSSKRLRPQHHNPSNSQTKNVLSPVKTSPAIQTLSVTGLSATSYAQLTINPQLFTHFSASPGPHHHTGAGRMDKESQSTMLERHRELIEMESQQKVHQCVKECVEKEDRSGIYKEPAQRTVKSGEDPHLRSQEEEETEGLHDIEKGIIGRKASDIKVSERETIPQECWRTK